One stretch of Segatella copri DNA includes these proteins:
- the dnaE gene encoding DNA polymerase III subunit alpha, giving the protein MEDFVHLHVHTQYSILDGQSKIPHLVDKAIKDGMKGMAVTDHGVMFGIKELTDYCGKINKDRKKEGLEPFKPIIGCEMYVARRTKADREKDKGDMSGYHLIVLAKNYNGYKNLIKLVSNSWVDGYYMRPRTDRADLEKYHEDLIVCSACIAGEVPSKILHGDLEGAREACQWYHNLFGDDYYLELQRHKVPDDPSLLANREAYELQQRANKELIKMAREFNIKLVCTNDCHFEDKETAEAHDHLLCIATGKDLDDPNRMRYSKQEWFKTRQEMNEVFSDIPEALSNTLEVLDKVEIYSIDHGPIMPFFPIPESFGTEEQLRQKVSEEDLYKEFTSDENGKNPLPPEEGQKVIDRLGGYDKIYRIKFEAEYLRHLAYEGAKKLYGDPLPENVDEHVNFELHVMKTMGFPGYFLIVSDFIRAAREELGVMVGPGRGSAAGSVVAYCLGITKIDPLKYDLLFERFLNPDRVNLPDIDTDFDDDGRGKVLRWVMDKYGHENCAHIITYGSMATKNSIKDVARVEKLPLDKANALCKAIPDRLPDGAKMNLTNAIKYTPELREAEFSNDPRESNTIKYAKMLEGTIRGTGIHACGFIICRDPISNWVPVSTADDPDFPGLKTAVTQYDGHVIETTGLIKMDFLGLKTLSEMKEACKVIKQTTGDVVDLDTIPIDDELTYQLYQRGQTIGTFQFESPGMQKYLRELKPTVFEDLIAMNALYRPGPMDYIPDFIARKNGKQEITYDIPCMEKYLKDTYGITVYQEQVMLLSRQLASFTRGESDALRKAMGKKKKAIVDAMKPKFIKQGQENGHDPKVLEKIWGDWEKFASYAFNKSHATCYSWVAYQTAYLKAHYPAEYMAALMTRRFAQITEITKLMEECQSMGIKTLGPDVNESYRVFGVNEHGEIRFGLSAIKGMGAPAADAIVAERLKNGPYKSIFDFAERVDYSSVNRKAFETLALSGGFDSFGIRREQFFGKNNKGETFLDTLVRYGQLFQQEQHEAANSLFGGTEAIEIATPPIPDAESWSTIERLNRERELVGIYLSAHPLDEYSIILNSLCNTHCSELGDKQELAKKEDVVLGGIITGVKSKFTKTGKPCGFVTLEDFEGSGELALFGEDWGKWRGIMVEGSTIYITAKCVSRYGNANYLDFQIGNVEYLQTVKENRIDRFTINVESDAIDETMVSDLQTILENDEGKAQLFFQIHDVDSNTYLLMRAREHTVGVGHALIQYIEQHPKMSYQIN; this is encoded by the coding sequence ATGGAAGATTTTGTTCATTTGCATGTACACACCCAATACTCCATCCTCGACGGCCAGTCGAAGATACCGCATCTGGTAGATAAGGCCATCAAGGACGGCATGAAGGGTATGGCGGTAACCGACCACGGTGTGATGTTCGGCATCAAGGAACTCACCGACTATTGCGGCAAGATTAATAAAGACCGCAAGAAGGAGGGACTTGAACCTTTCAAGCCTATCATAGGCTGCGAGATGTATGTGGCACGCCGAACCAAAGCCGACCGAGAGAAGGATAAGGGCGATATGAGCGGTTATCACCTCATTGTACTTGCCAAGAATTATAATGGATACAAGAACCTCATCAAGCTGGTGAGCAATTCGTGGGTAGATGGTTACTACATGCGCCCACGAACCGACCGTGCCGATCTGGAGAAGTATCACGAAGACCTCATCGTCTGTTCGGCATGTATTGCAGGCGAGGTGCCATCCAAGATTCTGCATGGTGACCTGGAAGGAGCCCGCGAGGCTTGCCAGTGGTACCACAACCTCTTTGGCGATGATTACTATCTCGAGCTCCAGCGCCATAAAGTGCCCGATGACCCGAGTCTGCTTGCCAACCGCGAGGCTTACGAGTTGCAGCAGCGTGCCAACAAGGAACTTATCAAGATGGCAAGGGAGTTTAACATCAAACTGGTGTGCACCAACGACTGCCACTTCGAGGATAAGGAGACTGCCGAGGCTCACGACCATCTGCTCTGTATCGCTACCGGCAAGGATCTCGACGACCCTAACCGTATGCGCTATTCCAAGCAGGAATGGTTCAAGACCCGCCAGGAGATGAACGAGGTGTTCTCGGATATTCCCGAAGCGCTTTCCAATACCCTCGAAGTATTAGATAAGGTGGAAATTTACAGCATCGACCATGGTCCTATCATGCCTTTCTTCCCGATTCCGGAGAGTTTCGGTACCGAGGAGCAGTTGCGCCAGAAGGTATCAGAAGAAGACCTCTACAAGGAGTTTACCTCTGATGAGAACGGCAAGAACCCGCTGCCACCAGAGGAAGGTCAGAAGGTAATCGACCGATTGGGCGGTTACGATAAGATATACCGTATCAAGTTTGAGGCAGAATATCTGCGCCATCTTGCCTACGAGGGAGCCAAAAAGCTTTATGGCGACCCGCTGCCCGAGAATGTAGACGAACACGTAAACTTCGAGCTCCACGTGATGAAGACCATGGGTTTCCCGGGCTACTTCCTCATCGTGTCTGACTTCATCAGGGCGGCTCGTGAGGAACTCGGCGTGATGGTGGGACCTGGACGTGGATCTGCGGCAGGTTCGGTGGTGGCATACTGTTTGGGAATCACCAAGATTGACCCATTGAAGTACGACCTCCTGTTTGAGCGTTTCCTGAATCCAGACCGTGTGAACCTTCCGGATATTGATACCGACTTTGATGATGACGGCCGAGGCAAGGTGCTGAGATGGGTAATGGATAAGTACGGTCATGAGAACTGTGCCCATATCATTACCTACGGTTCCATGGCGACGAAGAACTCCATCAAGGATGTGGCGCGTGTAGAGAAGTTGCCGTTGGATAAGGCGAATGCACTCTGCAAGGCTATCCCAGACCGTTTGCCTGACGGTGCCAAGATGAACCTGACCAATGCCATCAAATATACCCCAGAGCTGCGCGAGGCAGAGTTCTCCAACGATCCCCGCGAGAGCAATACCATCAAGTATGCCAAGATGCTCGAGGGAACCATCCGAGGCACGGGTATCCATGCCTGCGGATTCATCATCTGCCGCGACCCTATCAGCAACTGGGTGCCTGTATCTACTGCCGATGACCCTGATTTCCCGGGACTGAAGACGGCGGTAACGCAGTACGACGGCCATGTCATCGAGACCACCGGTCTGATTAAGATGGACTTCCTGGGCTTGAAGACCCTCTCTGAGATGAAGGAGGCATGCAAGGTTATCAAGCAGACTACAGGCGATGTCGTTGACCTCGATACCATCCCTATCGATGACGAGCTGACCTATCAGCTCTATCAGCGCGGTCAGACCATCGGAACCTTCCAGTTCGAGTCGCCGGGTATGCAGAAGTATCTCCGTGAGCTGAAGCCTACGGTATTCGAGGACCTCATCGCCATGAACGCCCTCTACCGTCCGGGACCTATGGATTACATCCCTGATTTCATTGCCCGCAAGAACGGCAAACAGGAGATTACCTACGATATCCCGTGTATGGAGAAGTATCTGAAGGATACCTACGGCATCACGGTCTATCAGGAGCAGGTGATGCTTCTTTCCCGTCAGTTGGCGAGCTTCACCCGAGGCGAGTCAGATGCCCTGCGTAAGGCGATGGGTAAGAAGAAAAAGGCTATCGTAGATGCGATGAAGCCTAAGTTTATCAAGCAGGGACAGGAGAACGGCCACGACCCGAAGGTGCTGGAGAAGATATGGGGCGACTGGGAGAAGTTTGCTTCCTACGCCTTCAACAAGTCTCATGCCACCTGTTATTCGTGGGTAGCCTACCAGACTGCCTATCTCAAGGCGCACTATCCTGCCGAATACATGGCGGCGCTGATGACCCGACGCTTTGCACAGATTACCGAAATCACCAAGCTGATGGAGGAGTGCCAGTCGATGGGCATCAAGACCTTGGGTCCGGATGTGAACGAGAGTTACCGCGTGTTCGGTGTGAACGAGCATGGAGAGATACGTTTCGGTCTTTCAGCCATCAAGGGTATGGGTGCTCCGGCAGCCGATGCCATCGTGGCAGAGCGACTGAAGAACGGACCTTATAAGAGCATCTTCGATTTTGCCGAGCGTGTAGATTACTCCAGCGTGAACCGCAAGGCTTTCGAAACCTTGGCGCTGAGTGGCGGTTTCGACAGTTTCGGCATCCGTCGCGAGCAGTTCTTCGGCAAGAACAACAAGGGCGAAACCTTCCTCGATACGCTGGTGCGCTACGGTCAGCTCTTCCAGCAGGAACAGCACGAGGCTGCCAACTCACTCTTTGGCGGTACCGAGGCGATAGAGATAGCTACGCCGCCTATTCCTGATGCAGAGAGCTGGAGCACCATCGAACGTCTGAACCGTGAGCGTGAGCTTGTGGGCATCTATCTTTCTGCCCATCCGCTCGATGAGTACAGCATCATCCTCAACTCCCTCTGCAATACCCATTGCTCAGAACTGGGCGACAAGCAGGAGCTGGCTAAGAAGGAGGATGTGGTGCTGGGCGGCATCATCACGGGTGTGAAGTCGAAGTTTACCAAGACGGGCAAGCCGTGCGGTTTTGTTACGCTCGAAGACTTTGAGGGTTCAGGCGAGCTGGCTCTCTTTGGCGAAGACTGGGGCAAGTGGCGCGGCATCATGGTTGAAGGCAGCACCATCTACATCACCGCCAAGTGCGTTTCCCGTTACGGCAATGCCAACTATCTCGATTTCCAGATAGGCAATGTAGAGTATCTGCAGACGGTCAAGGAGAACCGCATCGACCGCTTCACCATCAATGTGGAGAGCGATGCGATAGATGAAACGATGGTCAGCGACCTGCAGACCATTCTGGAGAATGACGAGGGCAAGGCGCAGCTCTTTTTCCAGATACATGATGTTGACAGCAATACCTATCTGCTGATGCGTGCCCGTGAGCATACGGTGGGTGTGGGCCATGCCCTCATCCAGTATATCGAGCAGCATCCTAAGATGAGCTATCAGATCAATTAG
- the trxA gene encoding thioredoxin, translated as MEVTITTENFESYKNGELPLVVDLWATWCGPCRQIAPIVSELAEEFDGKLVVGKCDVEENDDIAMEFGVRNIPTILFFKGGQLVDKFVGAASKATLTEKFQALL; from the coding sequence ATGGAAGTAACAATTACAACCGAGAATTTCGAGAGCTACAAGAATGGCGAACTGCCATTGGTAGTAGATTTGTGGGCAACATGGTGCGGTCCTTGCCGCCAGATTGCTCCTATCGTATCAGAACTTGCTGAGGAGTTTGACGGCAAGTTGGTAGTAGGTAAGTGTGATGTAGAGGAGAACGACGACATCGCTATGGAGTTTGGTGTTCGTAATATCCCTACCATCCTCTTCTTCAAGGGTGGCCAGCTGGTAGACAAGTTTGTTGGCGCAGCCTCTAAGGCAACCCTCACCGAGAAGTTCCAGGCTCTCCTGTAA
- the tsaE gene encoding tRNA (adenosine(37)-N6)-threonylcarbamoyltransferase complex ATPase subunit type 1 TsaE, which produces MKIKIDSLDTIHEAAKEFLQNMGDGKVFAFYGKMGAGKTTFVKAICEELGVEDVITSPTFALVNEYTAGDGSPVYHFDFYRIKKLEEVYDMGYEDYFYSGNLCFLEWPELIEELLPEDCTKVTITVEEDGTRSVEW; this is translated from the coding sequence ATGAAGATAAAAATTGACTCATTAGACACGATCCATGAAGCAGCCAAGGAATTTCTGCAGAACATGGGCGACGGCAAGGTCTTTGCCTTCTATGGCAAGATGGGAGCCGGAAAGACAACATTTGTAAAAGCCATTTGCGAAGAACTGGGCGTAGAAGATGTCATCACATCTCCTACCTTCGCCCTCGTAAACGAATATACAGCGGGCGACGGCTCACCTGTCTACCACTTCGATTTCTACCGCATCAAGAAACTCGAGGAGGTTTACGATATGGGCTACGAAGATTATTTCTACAGCGGCAACCTCTGTTTCCTGGAGTGGCCGGAACTGATAGAAGAACTGCTGCCGGAAGACTGCACCAAAGTGACTATCACCGTCGAAGAAGACGGAACAAGAAGCGTAGAATGGTAA
- a CDS encoding bifunctional response regulator/alkaline phosphatase family protein, with amino-acid sequence MSNGLLLWIDDEIELLKAHIIFLEKKGYEVQTVSNGPDAIELCRQQTFDLILLDEMMPGLSGLETLLRIKDIQPATPVVMCTKSEEENIMDQAIGSKIADYLIKPVNPNQILLSLKKNIHRKDIVAEVTQSGYQQDYQQIAMQMMECRTAEDWMEIYRRLVSWELKLSDTASPMAEMLGMQKEEANQGFAKYIAKNYLDWVSPDNRDRHLMSPDIFKRKIFPLLDEGKKVFLIVIDNFRYDQWRMLAEDIGDLFDIDEQLYMSILPTATQYARNAIFSGLMPNKIAEMFPDLWVDEDEEEGKNLNEAPLIQTQIERFRKHYTFSYHKVNDSQGADRFLEHYNECRNNDLNVLVINFIDMLSHARTESKMVRELANNESAYRSITQSWLRHSVLSELFKLLSQSDYQVVLTTDHGSIRASKPIKIVGDRNTNTNLRYKLGKNLAYQSKEVFTIKEPQRAQLPAPNLSTSYVFATGDSFFAYPNNYNYYVQYYKDTFQHGGISMEEMLIPLITLTPRKR; translated from the coding sequence ATGAGCAACGGATTATTACTTTGGATAGACGACGAGATAGAACTTCTCAAGGCACACATCATCTTTCTGGAAAAGAAAGGATACGAGGTGCAGACGGTAAGCAACGGACCAGATGCCATTGAACTTTGCCGCCAGCAGACCTTCGACCTCATCCTGCTCGATGAGATGATGCCGGGACTCAGCGGACTGGAAACCCTGCTACGCATCAAGGACATCCAGCCTGCCACACCGGTAGTGATGTGCACCAAGAGCGAAGAAGAAAACATCATGGACCAGGCAATCGGTTCAAAGATAGCCGACTATCTGATCAAACCCGTAAACCCGAACCAGATTCTGCTCTCGCTCAAGAAGAACATCCACCGCAAAGACATCGTGGCGGAGGTGACGCAGAGCGGATACCAGCAAGACTACCAGCAGATAGCCATGCAGATGATGGAATGCAGAACGGCGGAAGACTGGATGGAGATTTACAGGCGACTGGTAAGCTGGGAACTGAAGCTGAGCGATACGGCAAGTCCGATGGCTGAGATGCTGGGCATGCAGAAGGAAGAGGCTAACCAGGGGTTCGCCAAATACATAGCCAAGAACTATCTCGACTGGGTGAGTCCTGACAACAGAGACCGACATCTGATGAGTCCCGACATCTTCAAGCGCAAGATATTCCCGCTGCTCGATGAGGGCAAGAAGGTGTTCCTGATAGTGATAGATAACTTCCGCTATGACCAGTGGCGCATGCTGGCAGAAGACATCGGCGACCTGTTCGACATCGACGAGCAGCTCTACATGAGCATTCTTCCTACCGCCACGCAATATGCACGCAACGCCATCTTCAGCGGTCTGATGCCGAACAAGATAGCCGAAATGTTCCCTGACCTCTGGGTAGATGAGGACGAGGAGGAAGGCAAGAACCTGAACGAGGCGCCGCTGATACAGACCCAGATAGAGCGATTCAGAAAGCACTATACCTTCAGTTATCACAAGGTGAACGATTCGCAGGGTGCCGACCGCTTCCTGGAGCATTACAACGAGTGCCGGAACAACGACCTGAACGTGCTGGTGATTAACTTCATCGACATGCTCTCTCACGCGCGTACCGAATCTAAGATGGTGCGCGAGCTTGCCAACAACGAGAGTGCCTACCGCAGCATCACGCAGAGCTGGCTCCGCCATTCGGTTCTCTCCGAGCTCTTCAAGCTCCTTTCGCAGAGCGATTACCAGGTAGTGCTCACCACCGACCACGGCAGCATCAGGGCATCGAAACCAATCAAGATTGTAGGCGACCGCAATACGAACACCAACCTACGCTACAAGCTGGGCAAGAATCTGGCTTACCAGAGCAAGGAAGTTTTCACCATCAAGGAGCCTCAGCGTGCCCAGTTGCCGGCACCTAACCTGAGTACCTCGTATGTATTTGCCACGGGCGACAGTTTCTTCGCCTATCCGAATAATTACAACTATTATGTGCAATACTACAAGGATACCTTCCAGCACGGCGGCATCTCGATGGAGGAAATGCTCATACCGCTCATCACGCTGACACCGAGAAAAAGGTAA
- a CDS encoding SusC/RagA family TonB-linked outer membrane protein: MIRRNYLKSLMIFILICLPLLGASAQQKVTVNVVNASLKQVFSTIENQTSYRFSYKSDIIDHRKDITIRKSGVPVTAVLDAALKGRNLKYSVVSQKSIVVSEKHAAAAPQQGNKRKMQGVVKDDNGEPVIGATVSVVGTDELAVTDMDGRFTINAAKGAKVKVSYLGFVDREVKASENMNIAMSEDTQALSEVVVVGYGTMKRSDMTGALSSVNTKEMAKRTTTNPAEALQGKVAGVNILKSGGNAGAGVSIKIRGIKTFGDNEPLYIVDGFPGDINSVNPQDIESMEILKDGAAAAIYGSVAANGVVLITTKNGKKGDVKVDFSTYLSFTHVAKDLDMLDADGYKAVHKMMYENYKTQYGEYPGAGLPAYITHETGVNTDWQDAIQRNGLAQNYMVSLRGGGDKAQYSVSYNHADEKGIFIGNEHRHDIARMKLHATKGIIDLDANMDFKYTNSRQPQYSLKETYMISPLVPIYNENEKYGFGLTNFDGLPNNRNVVADNYYKNEVDKKYHTSANVALTFKFFPWLNFKTSYGYRGEHEIDSYHAPDYIADTKSPDNYPNSSETRAYWEEQVFENVLSFNKEIQKHSINAMLGTSLTSRKYNWSSVGVEGKTIVYKVENGQLQQSEKAAGFLDSSFATIGAGAGGTFSGDGSCWKYNRASFFGRLNYNFNDRYLFQFTFREDGSSKFGADSRWGFFPSVAVGWRISEEPFFPKNTVISNLKFRASWGQLGNENALGYYDFLALISTYNDLYQGYVQGSGSSAWPGSIARGLENRSLKWETTDTKNIGFDFGFFNNHLSGNVNYYINETRDLLITRKLAPSAGLANPTLNVGKMRNQGFELELNWNDKVSDFEYNVGFNLSTVSNKVVSLANEDQTIYGMGLKYGSEHFPTQTKVGKPIGAFYLYQADGIFQNMDEVNAYKNKDGKLLQPNAQPGDVRFKDMNGDGVIDEDDKTYSGTGIAKVEANLNLSASYKGFDFSAVIGSAFGNKIYNGIRYYYEGMNSASNFLSSTLDAWTPTHTNTSVPRAIYGDPNDNTRESTRFLENGDFVRLRQVQLGYTLPTSLVKKIYCDRIRFYVSAENVFTITGYSGANPEFSMGVLNSGIDRFTYPFSRSYTVGAQVSF; this comes from the coding sequence ATGATCAGACGCAATTACTTGAAAAGTTTGATGATCTTCATCCTGATATGCCTTCCGCTCTTGGGAGCATCGGCACAGCAGAAAGTAACGGTCAATGTTGTGAATGCCTCTTTGAAGCAGGTGTTCAGTACAATCGAAAACCAGACATCCTACAGGTTTTCTTACAAGAGTGATATCATTGACCATCGCAAGGATATCACCATCAGGAAGAGTGGCGTTCCTGTAACAGCTGTACTCGATGCAGCCTTGAAAGGACGCAACTTGAAATACTCTGTGGTTTCGCAGAAATCTATCGTTGTTTCTGAGAAGCATGCGGCAGCCGCTCCTCAGCAGGGCAACAAGCGCAAGATGCAGGGTGTTGTGAAGGACGACAACGGGGAACCTGTCATTGGTGCTACTGTTTCTGTAGTTGGTACCGACGAACTCGCAGTAACCGATATGGACGGCCGATTCACCATCAATGCAGCCAAGGGCGCTAAGGTGAAGGTTTCTTACCTCGGTTTCGTAGACCGCGAGGTGAAGGCTTCTGAAAACATGAACATCGCCATGAGCGAGGACACACAGGCTTTGAGCGAAGTGGTTGTAGTAGGTTACGGTACCATGAAGCGCAGCGATATGACCGGTGCTCTTTCTTCTGTCAATACCAAGGAGATGGCTAAGCGCACTACTACCAACCCAGCTGAGGCTTTGCAGGGTAAGGTAGCCGGTGTGAACATCCTGAAAAGTGGTGGTAATGCCGGTGCCGGTGTGAGCATCAAGATTCGTGGTATCAAGACATTCGGCGATAACGAACCTCTTTATATTGTGGATGGTTTCCCTGGCGATATCAACAGCGTGAACCCTCAGGACATCGAGTCTATGGAGATTCTGAAGGATGGTGCTGCCGCTGCCATCTATGGTTCTGTAGCTGCCAACGGTGTGGTTCTGATTACAACCAAGAACGGTAAGAAGGGCGATGTAAAGGTGGATTTCAGTACCTATTTGAGCTTCACTCACGTTGCTAAGGACCTTGATATGCTTGATGCTGATGGCTATAAGGCTGTACATAAGATGATGTATGAGAACTATAAGACCCAGTATGGTGAATATCCTGGTGCCGGCTTACCTGCCTATATTACCCATGAAACTGGTGTGAATACCGATTGGCAGGATGCTATCCAGCGCAACGGATTGGCACAGAACTATATGGTCAGCCTCCGCGGAGGTGGTGATAAGGCACAGTATTCTGTATCTTATAACCATGCCGACGAGAAGGGTATCTTTATCGGCAACGAGCATCGTCATGATATCGCACGTATGAAACTCCATGCAACCAAGGGCATCATAGATCTGGATGCCAATATGGATTTCAAATATACCAACAGCCGTCAGCCTCAGTATTCTCTCAAGGAAACTTATATGATTTCTCCTCTCGTACCTATTTATAATGAGAATGAAAAGTATGGTTTCGGTTTGACTAACTTTGATGGTCTGCCAAACAACCGTAACGTTGTTGCAGATAACTACTATAAGAACGAAGTAGATAAGAAGTATCATACTTCTGCCAATGTAGCATTAACCTTCAAGTTCTTCCCTTGGCTCAACTTCAAGACCAGCTATGGTTATCGTGGTGAGCACGAGATAGATTCTTATCATGCACCTGATTATATAGCAGATACGAAGAGTCCTGATAATTATCCGAATAGCAGCGAGACCCGTGCTTACTGGGAGGAGCAGGTGTTCGAGAATGTTCTCTCTTTCAACAAGGAAATCCAGAAGCACAGCATCAATGCCATGCTCGGTACTTCGCTCACCAGCCGCAAGTATAACTGGAGTTCGGTAGGCGTAGAAGGTAAGACCATCGTATATAAGGTAGAAAACGGACAGTTGCAGCAGAGTGAGAAGGCAGCAGGATTTCTGGATTCCAGTTTTGCTACCATCGGTGCAGGAGCAGGCGGAACCTTCAGCGGTGATGGTTCCTGCTGGAAGTACAACCGTGCTTCTTTCTTCGGCCGTCTTAATTATAATTTCAACGACCGCTATCTCTTCCAGTTCACCTTCCGTGAGGATGGATCTTCTAAGTTCGGTGCCGATAGTCGTTGGGGTTTCTTCCCATCTGTAGCTGTAGGTTGGAGAATCAGCGAAGAGCCATTCTTCCCTAAGAATACAGTAATCAGCAACTTGAAGTTCCGTGCCAGCTGGGGACAGCTCGGTAACGAGAATGCTTTGGGCTACTACGATTTCCTGGCGCTCATTTCTACATACAATGATCTCTATCAGGGCTATGTTCAGGGTTCTGGCTCTTCTGCATGGCCAGGCAGTATTGCCCGTGGATTGGAAAACCGCTCTTTGAAATGGGAAACTACTGATACCAAGAACATCGGTTTCGATTTCGGCTTCTTCAATAACCATCTGAGTGGTAATGTAAACTATTATATCAACGAGACACGCGACCTGCTGATTACCCGTAAGCTGGCTCCATCTGCCGGTCTTGCCAACCCAACGCTGAACGTAGGTAAGATGCGCAACCAGGGTTTTGAGCTGGAGTTGAACTGGAACGACAAGGTAAGTGATTTCGAGTATAATGTAGGTTTCAACCTCAGTACGGTATCTAATAAGGTGGTTTCTCTTGCTAATGAAGATCAGACCATTTACGGTATGGGTTTGAAGTATGGCTCAGAGCACTTCCCTACCCAGACCAAGGTAGGCAAGCCAATCGGTGCTTTCTACCTCTATCAGGCAGACGGTATCTTCCAGAATATGGATGAGGTAAATGCTTATAAAAACAAGGATGGCAAACTCCTTCAGCCAAATGCTCAGCCTGGTGATGTACGTTTCAAGGATATGAATGGTGATGGTGTGATTGACGAGGATGATAAGACCTATTCTGGTACAGGTATCGCTAAGGTTGAGGCTAACCTTAACTTGAGCGCCAGTTACAAGGGTTTCGACTTCTCAGCAGTCATCGGTAGTGCATTCGGCAACAAGATTTACAATGGTATCCGCTACTACTATGAGGGAATGAACTCAGCTTCCAACTTCCTCAGCAGCACTTTGGATGCCTGGACTCCTACCCATACCAATACCAGCGTACCACGTGCCATCTATGGTGACCCTAACGACAATACTCGCGAGTCAACCCGCTTCCTGGAGAATGGAGATTTCGTACGCTTGCGTCAGGTGCAGTTGGGTTATACCTTGCCAACATCGCTGGTTAAGAAGATTTATTGCGACCGCATCCGTTTCTACGTGAGTGCAGAAAATGTGTTTACCATTACAGGTTATTCTGGTGCCAACCCAGAATTCTCTATGGGCGTATTGAATAGTGGTATCGACCGCTTTACCTATCCGTTCTCTCGCTCTTACACAGTAGGTGCACAGGTATCATTCTAG
- a CDS encoding RagB/SusD family nutrient uptake outer membrane protein: MKALKYIAGICLALSLTSCDDYLTQTSPDKLTSDSYWRDKADVESAMSSAYSQLYFAEYSGDQWDFSEVKWPVEAYRQDDVDLGKDVQNYPNWVQLRNFSYNNGNSQFSIYWKSYYRGISFCNQIIDKVATMSEGQLAAADRKQLLAEAHFLRGFYHMQLLLNWEKIIIRDTYITSTSQLDKALSDRPETWQFIVDDLKAGTEMSNSRSNEEVGRVTSGTAYAYLGYAYLTMASEQADKKAEYLNAAVEAFNNVKGYSLESNYASMFNGTNKNCKESLFEVQFSLSSANGANYATQLHRWIGTEEFEGWDEITPSETLMNEFKKEGKLNNGLYDARLYASVFFQDPYFNDGTGKVYGYDWDAWIKRNPEVEEAYDRPSFRKFMPATYEALTQSTTDVNIPLMRYANVLLMKAEALNDLGRTGEAIPLINDVRRVHGNMPAMTGTTQAEVQAQIEHERMIEFPLENLRWYDLRRWGKTAEALTAAGRTGFDKSKLFYPTPLTELNSNSLAK; encoded by the coding sequence ATGAAAGCATTAAAATATATAGCAGGCATTTGCCTTGCTCTGTCACTCACATCATGTGATGACTATTTGACGCAGACTTCGCCAGATAAACTGACTTCCGATTCTTACTGGCGTGATAAAGCAGACGTAGAGTCGGCAATGTCATCAGCTTATTCCCAACTGTATTTTGCAGAATATTCCGGAGACCAATGGGACTTCTCTGAGGTGAAATGGCCAGTGGAGGCTTATCGTCAGGATGACGTAGATTTGGGTAAGGATGTACAGAACTATCCAAACTGGGTGCAGCTACGTAACTTCAGCTACAACAACGGAAACTCTCAGTTCTCTATCTACTGGAAGAGTTACTATCGCGGAATCAGTTTCTGTAACCAGATTATTGATAAGGTGGCTACCATGAGTGAAGGTCAGCTTGCTGCAGCAGACAGAAAGCAGCTCCTGGCTGAGGCTCATTTCCTTCGTGGCTTCTATCATATGCAACTCTTGCTCAACTGGGAGAAAATCATTATCCGTGATACATATATCACTTCTACCAGCCAGTTGGATAAGGCTCTTTCTGACCGTCCTGAGACTTGGCAGTTTATCGTAGATGACCTGAAAGCCGGTACGGAGATGAGTAACTCTCGCAGCAATGAAGAAGTGGGACGTGTTACCTCAGGCACAGCTTATGCCTACTTAGGCTATGCTTATCTTACGATGGCTTCTGAGCAGGCTGATAAGAAAGCAGAATATCTGAATGCTGCTGTAGAGGCATTCAATAATGTGAAGGGATATAGTCTGGAAAGCAATTATGCCAGCATGTTTAATGGTACAAACAAAAACTGTAAGGAGAGTCTTTTCGAGGTGCAGTTCTCTCTGAGTAGTGCCAATGGTGCCAACTATGCTACCCAGCTGCATCGCTGGATAGGTACAGAGGAGTTTGAAGGATGGGATGAAATTACCCCTTCAGAGACCCTGATGAACGAATTTAAGAAGGAAGGTAAGTTGAACAATGGCTTGTATGATGCCCGTCTTTATGCTTCAGTCTTCTTCCAGGATCCTTACTTTAACGATGGAACCGGTAAGGTTTACGGTTACGACTGGGATGCTTGGATCAAGAGGAATCCGGAGGTAGAAGAGGCTTACGATCGTCCTTCTTTCCGCAAGTTCATGCCTGCAACATATGAAGCCCTGACACAGTCAACTACCGACGTGAACATTCCTCTGATGCGTTATGCCAACGTTCTTCTGATGAAGGCTGAGGCTCTCAATGATTTGGGACGTACCGGAGAGGCCATTCCGCTGATCAACGATGTGAGAAGAGTTCACGGCAATATGCCAGCCATGACCGGTACAACACAGGCTGAGGTTCAGGCTCAGATTGAGCACGAGCGTATGATTGAGTTCCCATTGGAGAACTTGCGTTGGTATGACCTGCGCCGCTGGGGCAAGACTGCTGAGGCGCTGACTGCTGCCGGCCGTACTGGTTTCGACAAGAGCAAGCTGTTCTATCCAACTCCTCTTACAGAGTTGAACTCAAACAGTCTGGCTAAGTAA